Proteins from one Gilliamella sp. ESL0443 genomic window:
- a CDS encoding zinc/cadmium/mercury/lead-transporting ATPase, producing the protein MLYNNKSTQSHHDNHDHCHGDCHNIAHNHTHDSHNENPTVSCDGHNHGHNHGHEIEDPPEEPERSCQGVKLTWKIQGMDCAHCASKIENGVKTLPNINQTKIIFSTEKLIVFVPKHDDAVIKMIEDKVVELGYTPIFEASANQSHHHEHSHNFDKKAFIPLAVLGTLIVVSYLILLVNHTAGEYAFIVTAIVGIIPILKEAIVLTRSGTPFAIESLMSISALGALFIGAAEEATMVIFLFMIGEMLEGFATSKAKKGISSLVELMPDETVIIIDGKRKTVASHTLKPNDIIEISSGGRLPADVILVSEQASIDESALTGESIPVNYLSGDKILAGSLVVDNTIQLKVISESGQNAVDRILQLIEDAEDRKAPIERFIDKFSRYYTPAITLFAFLVVVIPPLLTGADWYTWIYRGLTLLLIGCPCALVISTPAVITSALSTAAKHGVLIKGGAALEHIGSIKMVAFDKTGTLTEGKPQVTDVINLHCSSEELLAIVASIESGSHHPLAKALVDYVKQKQIYFEEAQNRKAIAGVGIQGELDQQIYFIVSPNKIETVSTAISAKDAETITQLENGGKTVVVVTTSQQLLGIIALQDVLRSDALAAITELKQLGLQTLMLTGDNQRAAKAIAGQLGIDYRAELLPADKLAEIEKIGQHTSIAMIGDGINDSPAMKAATVGIAMGSGTDVALETADAALTKNSLLSLPKLIRLTRFANRNIKQNITIALGIKLVFLITSLFGITGLWLAVLADSGTTAIVTANALRLLKVKK; encoded by the coding sequence ATGTTATATAATAACAAATCTACGCAATCCCATCACGATAATCACGACCATTGTCATGGAGATTGTCATAATATTGCACATAATCATACGCATGATTCTCATAACGAAAATCCAACAGTATCTTGTGATGGACATAATCATGGGCATAATCATGGACATGAGATTGAAGATCCTCCCGAAGAGCCTGAGCGGAGTTGCCAAGGTGTTAAATTAACTTGGAAAATTCAAGGTATGGATTGCGCACATTGCGCAAGTAAAATCGAAAACGGTGTTAAGACACTGCCCAATATTAATCAAACCAAAATTATTTTTTCAACCGAAAAGTTAATCGTTTTTGTTCCAAAGCATGATGATGCGGTAATAAAGATGATTGAAGATAAAGTCGTAGAATTGGGTTATACCCCGATTTTTGAGGCATCAGCTAACCAATCCCATCACCACGAACATTCACATAATTTTGATAAAAAAGCATTTATTCCGTTAGCCGTTTTAGGTACTTTAATTGTAGTAAGTTATCTTATTTTGTTGGTGAATCATACAGCTGGCGAATATGCCTTTATTGTGACTGCTATTGTTGGAATTATCCCCATTTTGAAGGAGGCAATTGTTTTAACCCGTAGTGGCACTCCATTTGCAATTGAGTCGTTAATGAGTATATCCGCTCTTGGTGCGCTGTTTATTGGAGCAGCGGAAGAAGCTACCATGGTGATCTTTTTATTTATGATCGGTGAGATGCTCGAGGGCTTTGCAACGAGTAAGGCGAAAAAAGGAATTTCGTCACTAGTAGAATTGATGCCTGATGAAACGGTGATTATTATTGATGGTAAAAGAAAAACAGTTGCCAGCCATACGTTAAAACCTAATGATATTATTGAAATTTCATCTGGTGGACGTTTACCTGCTGATGTTATTTTGGTTAGCGAACAAGCCAGCATTGATGAGAGCGCATTAACAGGTGAGTCGATTCCAGTTAATTATTTAAGTGGTGATAAAATTTTAGCTGGGTCATTAGTGGTGGATAATACCATTCAACTCAAGGTGATTTCGGAATCAGGACAAAATGCCGTTGATCGGATTTTGCAATTGATTGAGGATGCCGAAGATCGTAAAGCGCCTATTGAGCGTTTTATCGATAAGTTTAGTCGTTATTATACGCCTGCAATTACGCTATTTGCGTTTTTGGTGGTGGTAATTCCACCATTGTTGACGGGTGCCGATTGGTATACTTGGATTTATCGAGGATTGACGTTGTTGTTAATTGGTTGTCCTTGTGCATTAGTGATATCTACACCCGCTGTTATTACCTCGGCTTTGTCAACCGCAGCCAAACATGGGGTGTTGATTAAGGGCGGTGCAGCACTTGAGCATATTGGCTCAATTAAGATGGTGGCGTTTGATAAGACAGGCACCTTAACTGAAGGTAAGCCACAGGTAACTGATGTCATTAATCTTCATTGTTCTAGCGAGGAGTTGTTAGCGATTGTTGCCTCGATTGAAAGTGGATCACACCATCCTTTAGCTAAGGCTTTAGTTGATTATGTTAAGCAAAAACAGATCTATTTTGAAGAAGCCCAAAATCGTAAGGCGATTGCTGGCGTTGGGATTCAAGGTGAATTAGATCAGCAAATTTATTTTATTGTATCTCCTAATAAGATTGAAACCGTATCAACGGCTATAAGTGCTAAAGATGCTGAAACAATCACTCAACTCGAAAATGGTGGTAAGACCGTTGTGGTGGTTACAACTAGCCAGCAGTTGTTGGGGATTATTGCTTTGCAAGATGTGCTACGAAGTGATGCTTTAGCTGCTATAACTGAGCTTAAGCAACTTGGTTTGCAAACATTGATGTTAACCGGCGACAATCAACGTGCAGCAAAAGCAATTGCAGGACAATTAGGCATAGATTATCGTGCTGAGTTGTTGCCAGCAGATAAGTTAGCAGAAATCGAAAAAATAGGCCAACATACGTCTATTGCGATGATTGGTGATGGAATTAATGATTCCCCTGCTATGAAGGCTGCAACTGTCGGTATTGCTATGGGTAGTGGTACGGATGTTGCACTTGAAACAGCCGATGCCGCTTTAACCAAAAATAGTTTATTAAGCTTACCTAAATTAATACGTTTAACTCGCTTCGCTAATCGTAATATCAAACAAAATATTACAATTGCCTTAGGAATTAAGTTGGTATTTTTAATTACTAGTTTATTTGGTATTACTGGGCTTTGGCTTGCAGTATTAGCCGATTCGGGTACCACAGCGATTGTTACAGCCAATGCTTTAAGATTGCTTAAGGTTAAAAAATAA
- a CDS encoding sugar efflux transporter, translating to MTSSFLRKSGVVFGAFLVATFIIGVAGALQSPTLSRFLSFEVGADPRLVGAFYSINALASIIGSYLLAKYSDNKGDRRKIVIFCCLMGLANSLTFAFSRNYYVLITLGVFFAALASAAMPQIFAMAREYAEKSGRNAVAFNSLIRAQLSLAWVIGPPLSFALAIKYGFTIMYLCAMSMFIISMIVVAIYLPPIEKKVISSFTANELAVANQSIFTNRNVMCLLISTIFMWTANMMYIIDMPIYVEAVLHLSDSLPGGLMGLAAGIEIPIMIIAGYLVPVLGKRNLFFIAIICGILFYIGMILFKDSTMLYVLQLFNGLFIGIVANIGIIYFQDLLPTRMGVASTLFNNGIICSVILAGIIQGFVSQAYGHEVIYWIGLVMVTISFLFCALVKK from the coding sequence ATGACTTCTTCATTCCTTCGAAAATCGGGTGTTGTTTTTGGTGCTTTTTTAGTGGCGACCTTTATTATTGGGGTGGCTGGTGCTTTGCAATCACCTACTTTAAGTCGTTTTTTATCGTTTGAAGTTGGCGCTGACCCTCGCTTAGTGGGGGCGTTTTATTCGATTAATGCGTTAGCCAGTATTATTGGTAGTTATCTGTTAGCTAAGTATTCAGACAATAAGGGTGATAGGCGTAAGATTGTTATTTTTTGTTGTTTGATGGGGCTGGCAAATAGTCTGACTTTTGCCTTTTCACGCAACTATTATGTCTTAATTACATTAGGCGTATTTTTTGCTGCGTTAGCGTCTGCCGCGATGCCACAGATTTTTGCTATGGCGCGTGAGTATGCAGAAAAGAGTGGACGTAATGCGGTTGCCTTTAATTCTCTGATTCGTGCACAGTTGTCATTAGCGTGGGTGATTGGGCCCCCATTATCTTTTGCTTTGGCGATCAAGTATGGTTTTACCATCATGTATTTGTGTGCAATGTCGATGTTTATTATTTCGATGATTGTGGTAGCAATCTATTTACCACCCATTGAAAAAAAGGTTATCAGTTCGTTTACTGCTAATGAGTTAGCGGTGGCAAACCAATCAATTTTTACTAATCGTAATGTCATGTGTTTGCTAATTTCTACCATTTTTATGTGGACCGCTAATATGATGTATATCATCGATATGCCGATTTATGTAGAAGCGGTTCTGCACTTATCTGATTCATTACCTGGTGGGTTGATGGGGTTAGCGGCAGGGATTGAAATTCCTATTATGATTATTGCGGGTTATTTGGTCCCCGTGTTAGGTAAGCGAAATCTATTTTTTATCGCTATAATTTGCGGAATTTTGTTTTATATTGGGATGATTCTGTTTAAAGATTCAACCATGTTATATGTGTTGCAACTTTTTAACGGGCTGTTTATTGGGATTGTTGCTAATATTGGTATTATCTATTTCCAAGATTTGCTACCAACTCGTATGGGTGTGGCTTCAACGCTATTTAATAATGGTATTATTTGCAGTGTCATTTTAGCTGGTATCATTCAAGGTTTTGTTTCACAAGCTTACGGGCATGAAGTGATTTATTGGATTGGTTTAGTGATGGTGACGATTTCGTTTTTATTCTGTGCTTTAGTGAAGAAATAA
- the surE gene encoding 5'/3'-nucleotidase SurE, producing the protein MSKKLVNRVLLVNDDGIDAPGIQILKSVAENIANEVWIVAPVVDQSGVSCSVSLKSPFRVQKRSNTEYAVYGTPADCSLFAIKSLMANQLPDLVLSGINNGSNLGFETILSGTVGAAMMAMTLGVPAMALSQVSSEDNTPTNWHCSTHLAESIIRQLYPLSDKTCFNINFPNCQADQIKGIKITKQGEPDVSQFVIAETQDPEGHDYFWFRAKRNQSVKVDIDKELDAANDGYIAITPLNYERTNYALYQKIKATFKV; encoded by the coding sequence ATGTCAAAAAAATTAGTCAACCGAGTACTTTTAGTCAATGATGATGGCATTGATGCCCCTGGAATTCAGATTTTAAAAAGCGTGGCTGAAAACATAGCAAACGAAGTTTGGATTGTCGCACCTGTTGTTGATCAAAGTGGCGTTTCTTGTTCAGTTAGTTTAAAGTCGCCATTTCGCGTTCAAAAACGTAGCAATACAGAATACGCAGTCTACGGCACCCCTGCTGACTGCTCACTATTTGCCATAAAATCACTAATGGCTAATCAATTACCCGATCTCGTGCTGTCAGGAATTAATAATGGATCTAATTTGGGATTTGAAACAATATTATCGGGCACAGTGGGGGCAGCAATGATGGCAATGACGCTAGGTGTGCCAGCCATGGCACTAAGTCAAGTCAGCAGTGAAGATAACACTCCAACCAATTGGCACTGTTCAACTCATCTTGCTGAATCGATAATCAGACAACTCTACCCCCTTTCAGATAAGACTTGCTTCAATATCAACTTCCCTAATTGCCAAGCCGATCAAATAAAAGGGATAAAAATCACAAAACAGGGCGAGCCGGATGTAAGCCAATTTGTTATTGCAGAAACTCAAGATCCAGAAGGTCATGACTACTTTTGGTTTAGAGCTAAACGTAACCAAAGTGTAAAGGTTGATATCGACAAAGAGCTTGATGCAGCTAATGATGGTTATATTGCTATTACACCGTTAAATTATGAACGTACTAATTACGCGTTATATCAAAAAATAAAAGCAACGTTTAAAGTATAA